In Neisseria brasiliensis, the following proteins share a genomic window:
- a CDS encoding DNA adenine methylase, with protein MTQKPLPIVPWMGGKRRLAKHLIPMFPEHTCYVELFAGGAALFFMRPQPAKCEVLNDINGQLINLYRVVQHHFDEFVRQFEWTLTSREVFARLQSTPPDAMTDIQRAARFFYLQHTAFGGKTVDQHFGTATTGRGFTAADIAGRLKAAQQRLNGVYIENEPWEKCFKRYDREHTFFYADPPYWQLAGYDRAFDWAQYELLAKMMAECKGKVMLSINDHPDIRELFKDFRMTRLELAYSVGRDKTQKTSGELVICNY; from the coding sequence ATGACTCAAAAGCCTCTGCCAATTGTTCCCTGGATGGGTGGTAAACGCCGTTTGGCCAAACACCTGATTCCGATGTTTCCCGAGCATACCTGCTACGTTGAGCTCTTCGCCGGTGGTGCGGCGCTATTCTTCATGCGGCCGCAACCGGCCAAGTGCGAGGTGCTCAACGATATCAACGGCCAGCTCATCAACCTTTACCGCGTTGTGCAGCATCATTTTGACGAGTTCGTGCGCCAATTTGAGTGGACGTTGACCAGCCGCGAAGTGTTTGCCCGTCTGCAATCTACACCGCCCGATGCGATGACCGATATCCAGCGAGCAGCTCGCTTCTTTTATCTGCAACACACTGCATTCGGCGGTAAAACGGTCGACCAGCATTTCGGCACAGCCACCACTGGACGCGGCTTTACCGCCGCCGACATCGCAGGCCGTCTGAAAGCCGCGCAGCAACGGCTGAACGGAGTCTACATCGAGAACGAGCCGTGGGAAAAGTGTTTCAAACGTTACGACCGCGAACACACTTTTTTCTATGCCGACCCACCGTATTGGCAGCTTGCAGGCTACGACAGAGCCTTTGACTGGGCGCAGTATGAGCTGTTGGCCAAAATGATGGCGGAGTGTAAAGGCAAGGTCATGCTTTCAATTAATGACCACCCTGATATTAGGGAGCTGTTTAAAGACTTCCGTATGACGCGTTTAGAGCTGGCCTATTCAGTTGGTCGTGATAAAACGCAAAAGACCAGCGGTGAGCTGGTCATCTGTAACTATTAA
- a CDS encoding phage baseplate assembly protein V, producing MQQTHDFGATLQFGVVSAVDEAGHNLRVKIPALEDMQTDWLPMATPAAGGNQFYSLPDEGEQVVCLLDARGENGCVIGAIYSAADKPPASSKDKWVRRFKNGTIIEHDRKSGDVLVKTDGVVTIDADAVAKKTLTVEGLFTYTAGMSGKGGSGASAKIDGAIEATGDITSKGISLPGHTHTGDSGGTTSTPK from the coding sequence ATGCAGCAAACGCATGATTTCGGGGCAACCCTGCAATTCGGCGTGGTATCGGCGGTGGATGAAGCCGGCCACAATCTGCGCGTCAAAATCCCTGCGCTGGAAGACATGCAAACCGACTGGCTGCCGATGGCCACACCGGCAGCCGGTGGCAATCAGTTTTACAGCCTGCCCGACGAGGGCGAGCAAGTTGTCTGCCTGCTGGACGCGCGTGGCGAAAACGGCTGCGTGATTGGCGCGATTTACAGCGCAGCCGATAAGCCACCGGCCAGCAGCAAAGACAAATGGGTACGCCGCTTTAAAAACGGCACGATTATCGAACACGACCGCAAATCAGGGGATGTCCTGGTCAAAACCGACGGCGTGGTGACAATTGATGCCGATGCCGTGGCGAAAAAAACCTTGACGGTTGAAGGTCTGTTTACTTATACCGCCGGCATGTCGGGTAAAGGTGGCAGCGGTGCATCGGCCAAAATTGATGGTGCAATTGAGGCTACCGGTGACATCACATCCAAAGGCATCAGCTTACCTGGCCATACCCACACCGGTGACTCGGGTGGCACAACATCGACACCGAAATAA
- the gnd gene encoding decarboxylating NADP(+)-dependent phosphogluconate dehydrogenase, giving the protein MKGDIGVIGLAVMGQNLILNMNDHGFKVVAFNRTTSKVDDFLNGAAKGTNIIGAYSLQDLVDKLEKPRKIMMMVRAGAVVDDFIEQLVPLLDQGDIIIDGGNANYPDSTRRTHELAAKGIRFIGAGVSGGEEGARNGPSIMPGGDESAWPEVKPIFQAIAAKTPEGEPCCDWVGRDGAGHFVKMVHNGIEYGDMQLICEAYQFMKDGLGLSYDEMHDIFNAWNQTELDSYLVEITADILGYKDENGEPLVEKILDTAGQKGTGKWTGINALDLGIPLTLISEAVFARCVSAFKEQRVQTGKLFGKTITPISGDKAEWVDALRQALLASKIISYAQGFMLIREASETNNWALNYGNTALLWREGCIIRSAFLGNIRDAYEANPDLVFLGTDPYFKGVLESCLPAWRKVVAKAIESGIAMPCMASAITFLDGYTTERLPANLLQAQRDYFGAHTYERTDRSRGEFFHTNWTGTGGDTASTTYDI; this is encoded by the coding sequence ATGAAAGGCGACATCGGTGTCATTGGTTTGGCCGTCATGGGTCAAAACCTGATTTTGAACATGAACGACCACGGTTTTAAAGTAGTGGCGTTTAACCGTACCACCAGTAAAGTAGACGATTTTTTAAATGGTGCCGCCAAAGGCACCAATATTATTGGCGCATATTCGCTGCAAGACTTGGTTGATAAATTAGAAAAACCACGCAAAATCATGATGATGGTGCGTGCAGGTGCAGTGGTCGATGATTTTATCGAACAATTGGTGCCTTTATTGGACCAAGGCGACATCATCATTGACGGCGGTAACGCCAATTATCCCGACTCTACCCGCCGCACACACGAGCTGGCGGCCAAAGGCATCCGCTTTATCGGTGCCGGTGTATCGGGTGGCGAAGAAGGTGCGCGCAATGGTCCTTCGATTATGCCGGGCGGCGACGAAAGCGCATGGCCGGAAGTGAAACCGATTTTCCAAGCCATCGCCGCGAAAACGCCTGAAGGCGAGCCTTGCTGTGATTGGGTTGGTCGTGATGGTGCCGGCCACTTTGTCAAAATGGTGCACAACGGCATTGAATACGGCGACATGCAGCTGATTTGCGAAGCCTACCAATTCATGAAAGACGGCTTGGGCTTGTCTTACGATGAAATGCACGACATTTTCAACGCGTGGAACCAAACCGAGTTGGATTCCTATCTGGTTGAAATCACAGCCGATATTTTGGGCTACAAAGACGAAAACGGCGAGCCGCTGGTTGAAAAAATTCTCGATACCGCCGGTCAAAAAGGCACCGGCAAATGGACTGGCATTAACGCCTTGGATTTGGGCATTCCGTTGACGCTGATTTCCGAAGCTGTGTTCGCCCGTTGCGTATCGGCATTCAAAGAACAACGCGTACAAACCGGCAAGCTGTTCGGCAAAACCATCACCCCAATCAGCGGCGACAAAGCCGAGTGGGTGGATGCTTTGCGCCAAGCGCTGTTGGCGTCAAAAATCATTTCTTACGCCCAAGGCTTTATGTTGATTCGCGAAGCCAGCGAAACCAACAACTGGGCGTTGAATTACGGCAACACCGCTTTGCTGTGGCGTGAAGGCTGCATTATCCGCAGCGCTTTCTTGGGCAACATCCGCGATGCTTACGAAGCCAATCCGGATTTGGTGTTCTTGGGTACCGATCCGTATTTTAAAGGCGTATTAGAAAGCTGCTTGCCGGCATGGCGCAAAGTGGTGGCCAAAGCGATTGAAAGCGGCATTGCTATGCCGTGTATGGCGTCAGCGATTACCTTCTTGGACGGCTACACCACCGAACGTTTACCGGCCAATCTGCTGCAGGCACAACGTGATTACTTCGGCGCACACACTTACGAGCGAACCGACCGTTCGCGTGGTGAATTTTTCCACACCAACTGGACTGGTACCGGCGGCGACACCGCGTCAACCACTTACGATATTTAA
- the ggt gene encoding gamma-glutamyltransferase, whose protein sequence is MKSTWTLSILATLVLAACAQSSAPKPAAVSADSHAPEQGTGLTEQKLVHAKEFMAASANPLATEAGYEILKRGGSAIDAMIAMQITLSLTEPQSSGLGGGAFLVYWDNKAKKLTTFDARETAPKSATPQLFLDENGKPLEFMKAVVGGRSVGVPGIPKLLEDTHKRYGKLPWQSLFDRPIQLAEQGFAVSPRMSQSIEQNKESLQRYPQTAAYFLPNGAPLAAGTMLKNPEFAQSVKLLSKEGSAPFYHGKPAQNMVNTITGAPDNPGKITLADFKNYRVIERTPVCSPYREYEVCGMGAPSSGGIALSQILGILQTKDMKKLGAENIHSWRWIGDASRVAFADRDYYVADPDFVTVPTKALISQSYLNSRAQEIRATDKALPQINAGKLSNQFAAGKPAELPSTSHIVVVDKEGNVVSMTTSIENAFGSTLMANGYLLNNELTDFAFNPANAEGKVVANSVAGGKRPRSSMAPTIVMKNGKPYMAVGSPGGSRIIGYVAKTLVAHIDWGMDIQTAISLPNMLNRGSSYEIEQNTAATEYAPQLEQLGYKVQVRDLNSGVQGIVIGQDGLQGGADPRREGKVMGD, encoded by the coding sequence ATGAAATCGACTTGGACATTAAGCATTCTAGCCACTTTGGTGCTGGCCGCTTGTGCACAATCTTCCGCGCCGAAACCGGCCGCGGTTTCCGCCGACAGCCACGCGCCGGAACAAGGCACGGGTTTGACCGAACAGAAATTGGTGCACGCCAAAGAATTTATGGCTGCTTCTGCCAATCCACTGGCCACCGAAGCTGGTTATGAAATTTTGAAACGCGGCGGCAGCGCGATTGATGCGATGATTGCCATGCAAATCACCCTAAGCCTGACTGAGCCGCAATCTTCCGGCTTGGGCGGAGGCGCGTTTTTGGTGTATTGGGACAACAAAGCCAAAAAGCTGACCACATTCGACGCACGCGAAACCGCACCGAAATCAGCCACGCCGCAATTATTCCTAGATGAAAACGGCAAACCGCTAGAATTCATGAAAGCCGTGGTCGGCGGCCGTTCGGTCGGCGTGCCGGGTATTCCGAAACTTTTGGAAGATACCCACAAGCGTTACGGCAAATTGCCGTGGCAAAGCCTGTTTGACAGGCCGATTCAATTGGCCGAGCAAGGTTTTGCCGTGTCGCCACGCATGTCGCAATCCATCGAGCAAAACAAAGAATCGCTGCAACGTTATCCACAGACTGCTGCCTATTTCCTGCCTAACGGCGCACCATTGGCCGCAGGTACGATGTTGAAAAACCCTGAATTTGCCCAATCGGTAAAACTGTTGTCCAAAGAGGGCAGCGCGCCGTTTTACCATGGCAAACCCGCGCAGAATATGGTGAACACCATCACTGGCGCGCCGGACAATCCGGGCAAAATCACGCTGGCTGATTTCAAAAACTACCGCGTGATTGAGCGCACGCCGGTGTGTTCGCCTTATCGTGAATACGAAGTGTGCGGCATGGGTGCGCCAAGCTCGGGTGGCATTGCCTTGAGCCAGATTTTGGGCATTTTGCAAACAAAGGACATGAAAAAACTGGGCGCGGAAAATATCCACAGCTGGCGCTGGATCGGCGACGCTTCACGCGTGGCCTTTGCCGACCGCGATTACTATGTGGCAGACCCAGATTTCGTAACCGTGCCGACCAAAGCCTTAATTAGTCAATCTTATTTGAATAGCCGCGCACAGGAAATCCGCGCCACTGACAAAGCCCTGCCGCAAATCAACGCCGGTAAATTGAGCAACCAATTTGCTGCCGGCAAACCGGCGGAGCTGCCTTCGACCAGCCACATCGTGGTTGTGGATAAAGAAGGCAACGTGGTTTCCATGACCACTTCGATTGAAAACGCGTTTGGCTCTACCCTGATGGCCAACGGCTATTTGTTGAACAACGAATTGACCGACTTCGCCTTTAATCCGGCCAATGCCGAAGGCAAAGTAGTGGCCAACAGCGTGGCCGGCGGCAAGCGCCCGCGCTCTTCCATGGCGCCGACTATTGTGATGAAAAACGGCAAGCCTTATATGGCGGTCGGCTCACCGGGCGGCAGCCGCATTATCGGTTATGTGGCCAAAACCTTAGTCGCGCACATCGACTGGGGCATGGACATTCAGACGGCCATTTCCCTGCCAAACATGCTCAACCGCGGCAGCAGCTATGAAATCGAGCAAAACACCGCCGCCACTGAGTATGCACCGCAATTGGAACAACTGGGCTATAAAGTGCAGGTGCGCGATTTGAATTCGGGTGTACAAGGCATTGTGATCGGTCAAGATGGTTTGCAAGGCGGTGCCGACCCGCGTCGCGAAGGCAAAGTGATGGGGGATTAA
- a CDS encoding phage tail protein, with protein sequence MKLTYAQIIERDQRYRILANLGLRLDLLDTPKLMPRLVDLVAPEHLELLAESRSILNEDGYWLAESDSARRKLIKGAYELHRYKGTLWAIREIVRRLGFGEVTILEGMGNKRHDGEITRNGLYARGHSDRWAHYRIILATPITNDQAYLLRRTLAAFAPARCVLAALDYQAVPLQHNGRATRNGQFNRGTA encoded by the coding sequence ATGAAACTGACTTATGCACAAATCATTGAACGCGACCAACGTTACCGCATTTTGGCAAATTTGGGCTTACGCTTGGATTTATTGGATACGCCCAAGCTGATGCCGCGCTTGGTGGATTTGGTCGCCCCCGAACACCTTGAATTGCTTGCCGAAAGTCGGTCTATTTTGAATGAAGACGGCTACTGGCTTGCCGAAAGCGACAGCGCACGGCGCAAATTGATTAAAGGTGCGTATGAATTGCACCGCTATAAAGGCACACTGTGGGCTATTCGGGAAATCGTGCGGCGGCTTGGCTTTGGCGAAGTAACGATTTTAGAAGGCATGGGCAACAAACGGCATGACGGCGAAATCACACGCAACGGCTTATACGCACGTGGACACAGCGACCGATGGGCGCATTATCGCATCATTTTGGCCACGCCGATTACAAACGATCAGGCTTATCTATTGCGGCGTACGCTTGCCGCTTTTGCACCAGCGCGTTGTGTGCTGGCTGCATTGGACTATCAAGCTGTGCCGTTGCAGCACAACGGCCGCGCGACACGAAACGGACAATTTAACCGAGGAACTGCATAA
- a CDS encoding Com family DNA-binding transcriptional regulator, producing the protein MKHRCKNCFKLLAVGRGCFEIKCPRCKLLNQFKTQ; encoded by the coding sequence ATGAAACATCGTTGCAAAAATTGTTTTAAGTTGTTGGCTGTTGGCCGTGGCTGCTTTGAAATCAAGTGTCCGCGCTGCAAATTGCTCAATCAGTTTAAAACCCAATAA
- a CDS encoding pyocin knob domain-containing protein: protein MANLRETATWEAGIYQWETSDPVMGGENGIDNKPTRQLANRTLWLKTELAKAVESIGSNKSAADIALGTKADKTTTITAGNGLTGGGNLSANRTITLGTPSTITATSGNTVAASSHSHAIDKASTTAAGIVQLNNTLTSSATNQALTAAMGKKLQDEKANVSITITAGNGLTGGGNLSANRTIALGTPSTITATSDNTVAASSHSHAIDKASTTTPGIVQLNNTLSSSATNQALTAAMGKKLQDGKANVSITITAGNGLSGGGNLTANRTIALGTPSKITASTNNSVSGTSHTHEIDKASTTTAGVVQLYNGLGSTATDLAATAAVAKRLNEIKATKSTTLAGYGIEDWVVSGISLSSSDNLNSITAKGFYYQAETANASLSNNYPEARAGVLVVSYSGGSMQRYTTIDGHEYVRVFSSSWGSWLRVDGRDAVMTSGSQTIDGEKTFNHRTYHNGGVTFSSSNGDNTGRLGSNTSDTYIENTQTRKFLQLKNDGSLAYSNDPILLQSSLSNAVNSSSSTTPASVAGVKTAYDKAVKAATATRRSYSRTINGTASGRTEQTMRVTGETVISPDGSVVQYFNIKNARVFWFDFEEAAVGYGNTTAGRLIDIDLWTAMPNKVCYASIQFVRATDTNISQRWQHEASEHKYSWNPRGTNKNKVSFNSRRWAGDSDELIDMVIKVEGY from the coding sequence ATGGCAAATTTACGTGAAACGGCAACTTGGGAAGCCGGTATCTATCAGTGGGAAACATCCGACCCGGTTATGGGCGGTGAGAACGGCATCGACAACAAGCCGACCAGACAACTGGCTAACCGCACCTTATGGCTCAAAACCGAGCTGGCCAAGGCTGTTGAGAGCATTGGCAGTAACAAATCCGCCGCTGATATTGCGCTGGGCACCAAAGCCGACAAAACTACCACCATCACCGCAGGCAACGGCCTCACAGGCGGCGGCAATCTGTCTGCCAACCGCACCATTACCCTCGGCACCCCGTCAACCATTACCGCAACCAGCGGTAATACCGTGGCGGCCAGTTCACACAGCCATGCCATCGACAAAGCCAGCACAACAGCGGCCGGTATTGTGCAGCTTAACAATACCTTGACCAGCAGCGCAACCAACCAAGCGTTGACGGCGGCGATGGGCAAAAAACTGCAAGACGAAAAAGCCAACGTCAGCATCACCATCACCGCAGGCAACGGCCTCACAGGCGGCGGCAATCTGTCCGCCAACCGCACCATTGCCCTCGGCACCCCGTCAACCATTACCGCAACCAGCGACAATACCGTGGCGGCCAGTTCACACAGCCATGCCATCGACAAGGCCAGCACAACCACGCCCGGTATTGTGCAGCTTAACAATACCTTAAGCAGCAGCGCAACCAACCAAGCGTTGACGGCGGCCATGGGTAAAAAACTGCAAGACGGAAAAGCCAACGTCAGCATCACCATCACCGCAGGCAACGGCTTAAGCGGTGGCGGAAATTTGACTGCAAACCGCACAATCGCGCTGGGCACGCCGAGCAAAATCACCGCGTCGACAAACAACAGTGTCTCCGGCACGTCGCACACGCACGAGATTGACAAAGCCAGCACTACAACAGCCGGCGTCGTGCAACTGTATAACGGCTTGGGAAGCACAGCGACGGACTTAGCGGCAACGGCAGCGGTTGCGAAGCGACTAAATGAAATAAAAGCCACAAAATCAACAACATTGGCGGGATACGGCATTGAAGACTGGGTTGTAAGCGGCATCTCATTATCAAGTAGCGACAATCTAAACAGCATCACTGCAAAAGGTTTTTATTATCAAGCGGAAACGGCAAACGCGTCTCTAAGTAACAACTATCCGGAGGCACGTGCCGGCGTACTAGTCGTGTCATACAGCGGCGGCAGTATGCAGCGCTACACAACAATCGATGGTCACGAGTATGTGCGCGTATTCTCTTCGTCGTGGGGCAGCTGGCTGCGCGTTGACGGCCGCGATGCTGTCATGACAAGCGGCAGTCAAACAATCGACGGCGAGAAAACATTTAATCATCGCACATATCACAACGGCGGCGTCACATTCAGCAGCTCGAATGGCGATAATACCGGCCGATTGGGCTCAAATACTAGTGATACGTATATTGAAAATACGCAGACAAGAAAGTTTTTGCAGCTCAAAAACGACGGCTCGCTCGCATACAGTAATGACCCGATTTTGTTGCAATCATCATTGAGCAATGCAGTCAACAGCAGCAGCTCAACGACACCGGCAAGTGTTGCTGGCGTCAAAACCGCCTACGACAAAGCTGTTAAGGCGGCCACCGCAACCCGCCGCAGCTACAGCCGCACCATTAACGGCACAGCATCCGGTCGTACCGAACAAACCATGCGCGTCACAGGCGAGACGGTCATCAGTCCCGATGGCAGCGTTGTGCAGTATTTTAACATCAAGAATGCTAGGGTCTTTTGGTTTGATTTCGAAGAGGCTGCCGTCGGTTATGGGAATACTACTGCGGGGAGATTAATAGATATCGACTTATGGACAGCTATGCCCAATAAAGTCTGTTATGCCTCAATCCAATTTGTACGCGCCACCGATACGAATATATCGCAAAGATGGCAACATGAGGCCTCTGAGCATAAATACAGCTGGAATCCTCGCGGCACAAATAAAAATAAAGTCTCGTTTAACTCGCGCCGCTGGGCTGGCGACAGTGATGAATTAATCGATATGGTCATTAAAGTAGAGGGTTATTAA
- a CDS encoding tail protein X, whose product MSAVLRYITKDGDRWDLIAHKHYGNALLIDGLIAANPHLPLAEEFVSGLTVFVPVLESKPKNSQADLPPWMR is encoded by the coding sequence ATGAGCGCGGTTTTACGCTATATCACCAAAGACGGTGACCGCTGGGATTTGATTGCCCATAAACACTACGGCAACGCTTTGCTGATTGACGGCCTGATTGCGGCCAATCCACATTTACCGTTGGCCGAAGAGTTTGTCAGCGGCTTGACGGTGTTTGTGCCGGTGTTGGAGAGCAAGCCGAAAAACAGTCAGGCCGATTTGCCGCCTTGGATGCGCTGA
- a CDS encoding GPW/gp25 family protein, translated as MQFDTPISKHWQLAPSGSGLAQGVDDIDLCIHNILSTRKGSDVTRPAFGSNHFDYIDTPEDVFIPNAVREVVLAIQTWETRAVVEDVTFSGSAPHIIMTVRWRVADEVSGEIYGTTLNLEHATWI; from the coding sequence ATGCAATTCGATACGCCCATTTCCAAGCACTGGCAGCTTGCCCCCAGTGGCAGCGGTTTAGCGCAGGGCGTGGACGATATCGACTTGTGTATCCACAACATCTTGTCCACCCGCAAAGGCTCAGATGTGACCCGTCCGGCCTTTGGCAGCAATCATTTTGACTACATTGATACCCCAGAAGATGTGTTTATACCGAATGCCGTGCGCGAAGTCGTGTTGGCCATTCAAACATGGGAAACGCGAGCTGTTGTTGAAGACGTAACGTTTAGCGGCTCTGCCCCACACATCATCATGACTGTTCGGTGGCGTGTAGCTGATGAAGTATCCGGTGAAATCTACGGCACAACGCTGAATTTGGAGCATGCAACATGGATTTAA
- a CDS encoding baseplate assembly protein, whose product MDLSTLKREDVKVVADDLSTILAEIIAKYEQDSGKALQPAHIERLLINVYAYRESLTRQQVNEAYRQQHVRFATGLMLDLCGDDVNTPRLQDSAARCTLRFTASDFVGEVNIPMGTQVAVGDVVFATIEQGQLSANRPQMDLQAECTQTGTRGNGWAVGQINAVQTALSGANRIAAQNISIPAGGVETESDDAYRERVLLAPESFSVAGSVGAYQYWARAVSPAICDVHVGNANDSKGNAIGGTVAVTVLTKTGLPSDELIAQVRTELSGEKKRPLCDTVVVKAPETVDYTLNAELVLFTGANALAVKTAAETAWAKYESARREKLGGDIVPLDVMNVLQVAGVYNVVLNSPTLRVIEPNQWARCTSVRISIATTQQDG is encoded by the coding sequence ATGGATTTAAGCACTTTAAAGCGTGAAGACGTCAAGGTTGTGGCTGATGATTTGTCGACCATCTTGGCCGAGATTATTGCCAAGTATGAACAAGACAGCGGCAAGGCACTGCAACCGGCGCACATTGAGCGTTTGCTGATTAACGTGTACGCCTATCGCGAATCATTGACTCGTCAGCAGGTTAACGAAGCCTACCGCCAACAGCACGTCCGTTTTGCCACAGGTTTGATGCTGGATTTATGTGGCGATGATGTGAATACACCGCGTTTGCAAGATAGCGCGGCGCGTTGCACTTTACGTTTTACAGCAAGCGATTTTGTGGGCGAAGTCAATATCCCGATGGGGACACAAGTGGCGGTGGGCGATGTGGTATTTGCCACGATTGAACAGGGGCAATTAAGCGCAAACCGTCCGCAAATGGATTTGCAAGCCGAGTGTACCCAAACAGGCACACGCGGCAACGGCTGGGCTGTCGGGCAAATCAATGCCGTTCAGACGGCATTATCAGGTGCAAACCGAATTGCCGCGCAAAACATCAGCATACCCGCAGGCGGCGTAGAAACTGAAAGCGATGATGCCTACCGCGAGCGTGTGTTGCTTGCGCCTGAAAGTTTTAGCGTGGCTGGCAGCGTGGGCGCGTATCAATATTGGGCGCGCGCCGTATCGCCAGCGATTTGCGATGTCCATGTTGGCAATGCCAACGACAGCAAAGGCAATGCGATTGGCGGCACGGTGGCGGTAACGGTTTTGACGAAAACAGGTTTACCGTCTGACGAATTGATTGCCCAAGTCCGCACCGAATTGTCGGGCGAAAAAAAACGCCCCTTGTGCGATACGGTGGTCGTGAAGGCGCCTGAAACGGTGGATTACACGCTGAATGCCGAATTGGTGCTGTTTACAGGTGCAAACGCTCTGGCAGTCAAAACCGCCGCCGAAACCGCTTGGGCAAAATACGAGAGTGCAAGACGTGAAAAACTGGGGGGCGATATTGTGCCGCTTGATGTGATGAACGTATTGCAAGTAGCAGGCGTGTACAACGTGGTGTTAAACAGCCCGACCTTGCGCGTGATTGAACCCAATCAATGGGCGCGATGCACATCAGTACGCATCAGCATTGCCACCACGCAACAGGACGGTTAA
- a CDS encoding phage late control D family protein translates to MDIKGFLSGLAAQGGTGGTHPVTKPDFTLSYENKDITGDIAPYLISFVYTDYLEGQSDELQVEFEDVDGRWLRGWHPEQGDALALSLGDQFTGLVDLGSFEIAEIEYNHPPSTVSLKALSAGITKASRTLKGRAYENTTLAEIVRQVAGRLKLQPAGQVKDIKIKRVTQYQERDIEFLSRLAKEYGHTFKVVGNKLVFADNATLKEREAVVILSPEDMTRIRLRDLIKGVPTQVEMRGYDPKTKKTVSATRKTKSLRPKSKRGHTGDTLKIVPNKGESQTQLNARADAALADAQDDQCAGNIILFGNALLVAGQTVRLKDMGKFSGKYLVKQARHEYRRSSGYTTELEIKMIEYIDDEEQQDAANA, encoded by the coding sequence ATGGATATTAAAGGTTTCTTGTCCGGCTTGGCCGCTCAAGGCGGTACGGGTGGCACTCATCCGGTAACCAAGCCGGATTTCACACTGAGCTACGAAAACAAAGACATCACCGGCGACATCGCGCCCTATCTGATTTCGTTTGTTTATACAGATTACCTCGAGGGGCAATCTGATGAGCTGCAGGTCGAATTTGAAGATGTCGACGGCCGCTGGCTGCGCGGCTGGCATCCCGAGCAAGGCGATGCGCTGGCATTGAGTTTGGGCGACCAATTCACCGGCTTGGTGGATTTGGGCAGCTTTGAGATTGCTGAAATTGAATACAACCACCCACCATCAACGGTGAGCCTGAAGGCGTTGTCGGCAGGCATTACCAAGGCCAGCCGCACTTTAAAAGGCCGCGCGTATGAAAATACCACGCTGGCCGAGATTGTGCGACAAGTGGCAGGCCGTCTGAAATTGCAGCCCGCAGGGCAAGTGAAAGACATCAAAATCAAGCGCGTAACCCAGTATCAGGAGCGCGATATTGAGTTTTTGAGCCGGTTGGCCAAAGAGTATGGCCACACCTTTAAGGTTGTCGGGAATAAGCTGGTATTTGCCGACAACGCTACGCTGAAAGAGCGTGAAGCGGTGGTGATATTGAGTCCTGAAGACATGACCCGAATCCGCCTGCGCGATTTGATTAAAGGTGTGCCGACTCAAGTGGAAATGCGCGGCTACGACCCGAAAACCAAGAAAACGGTGTCGGCCACGCGTAAAACCAAGTCGCTGCGCCCGAAATCCAAACGTGGCCACACCGGCGACACCTTGAAAATCGTGCCGAATAAAGGCGAAAGCCAAACGCAGCTCAATGCCCGCGCCGATGCGGCTTTAGCTGACGCGCAAGACGACCAATGCGCCGGAAACATCATATTGTTTGGTAATGCGCTGCTGGTGGCCGGTCAAACCGTGCGCCTGAAAGACATGGGTAAGTTTTCCGGTAAGTATTTGGTGAAGCAAGCGCGGCATGAGTATCGCCGCAGCAGCGGCTACACCACCGAGCTGGAAATTAAGATGATTGAGTATATCGATGATGAGGAGCAGCAGGATGCAGCAAACGCATGA